A region of Flavobacterium album DNA encodes the following proteins:
- a CDS encoding 2OG-Fe(II) oxygenase, whose amino-acid sequence MDRKSYADVILKRLEENKEALKVQYAKSSTAIGYFFLDDLLPKEMATEIYRAFPPAGEMVHKKSIREDKYVAAQMNKYNPLLEEIIYAFQDKRIVDVVSEICGLSGIMPDEHLYAGGISAMGYKQFLNPHLDNSHDKDRERWRVLNLLYYVTTDWNEEYGGNLELWPDGMRQKQVTIYSKFNRLAVMATHNKSLHSVSPVIYEGLRCCVSNYYFSKEPLQQTDTFHVTSFRGRPENKVTDALLRLDAALRMGLRKIFKKGVKENPHVYKKDEK is encoded by the coding sequence ATGGATAGGAAATCCTACGCTGATGTAATACTTAAAAGGCTCGAAGAGAACAAGGAAGCATTAAAAGTACAATACGCAAAAAGCAGCACTGCAATAGGCTATTTTTTTCTTGACGATCTGCTGCCGAAAGAAATGGCTACCGAAATATACCGCGCTTTTCCGCCCGCCGGAGAGATGGTGCACAAAAAAAGTATCAGGGAAGACAAATATGTTGCCGCCCAGATGAATAAATACAACCCCCTGCTCGAAGAGATCATTTATGCGTTCCAGGACAAAAGGATAGTGGATGTAGTATCGGAAATATGCGGCCTGTCAGGTATTATGCCCGATGAGCATTTGTATGCAGGCGGCATTTCGGCAATGGGGTATAAGCAGTTCCTTAACCCGCATCTCGATAACTCGCATGATAAGGACCGCGAACGCTGGCGCGTGCTCAACCTATTGTATTATGTAACAACCGACTGGAATGAAGAATATGGCGGCAACCTGGAATTATGGCCCGATGGCATGCGCCAAAAACAGGTCACCATTTACAGTAAGTTCAACAGGCTGGCAGTTATGGCTACGCACAACAAGTCGCTGCACTCAGTTTCCCCGGTAATATATGAAGGGTTACGCTGCTGTGTTTCTAATTATTATTTTTCAAAAGAACCATTACAGCAAACCGATACTTTCCATGTCACCTCTTTCCGTGGCAGGCCGGAGAACAAAGTTACCGATGCCCTGCTTCGCCTCGATGCTGCATTACGGATGGGATTACGCAAAATTTTTAAGAAGGGAGTCAAAGAAAATCCGCATGTTTATAAGAAAGATGAAAAATAA
- a CDS encoding glycosyltransferase family 2 protein, translated as MLSILIPTYNYDITTLVNLLHDQCTAAKITFEIIVADDLSTVAYREINKVIVKFPYCTYIENLENLGRTLTRKKLADAATYGALLFLDADVMPVSDDFIKGYLPFIGYQGVFLGGIAYKNDTVDSNTILRRKYGRYREEKSAVQRNNFPYGNILSGNMLISKHIFLENNYPDRANLYGMDNFFAYRLYKNKVAVTHIDNPVYHLGLESNALFFEKCLESVRNRKKLLASAERIEAINSLLKHYKMLERFGLVPVAALFFRMGEPLLKKMILKKDPNLFCLDIYRLGYICSLK; from the coding sequence ATGCTTTCTATACTCATCCCTACATATAATTACGATATTACCACGTTGGTAAACCTCTTGCACGATCAATGCACAGCTGCAAAAATCACGTTTGAGATCATTGTGGCAGATGACCTTTCCACTGTTGCATACAGGGAAATCAACAAGGTTATCGTCAAATTTCCGTATTGTACCTATATTGAAAATCTGGAAAACCTGGGGCGCACGCTTACACGCAAAAAGCTTGCCGATGCCGCAACCTATGGGGCACTGCTTTTCCTTGATGCAGATGTAATGCCTGTTTCGGATGATTTTATAAAAGGTTATTTGCCATTTATCGGTTATCAAGGTGTTTTCCTGGGAGGGATCGCTTATAAAAATGATACAGTTGACAGCAATACCATCCTTCGCAGAAAGTATGGCCGTTACAGGGAAGAGAAAAGCGCGGTTCAAAGGAATAATTTCCCATACGGTAATATCCTGTCGGGAAACATGCTCATCTCCAAGCATATTTTTTTAGAGAACAATTATCCTGACCGTGCCAACCTGTATGGTATGGACAATTTTTTCGCTTACAGGCTTTATAAAAATAAGGTTGCTGTCACCCATATCGATAATCCCGTCTATCATCTCGGCCTGGAATCTAACGCGCTTTTCTTTGAAAAATGCCTGGAATCGGTAAGGAACAGGAAAAAGTTGCTTGCCTCAGCTGAACGTATTGAAGCTATTAATTCTTTACTGAAGCATTATAAAATGCTGGAGCGTTTTGGTTTGGTTCCGGTCGCAGCCCTGTTCTTCAGGATGGGCGAACCGCTGCTGAAAAAAATGATACTCAAAAAAGACCCTAACCTTTTTTGCCTTGATATTTACAGGTTAGGCTATATTTGTTCTTTAAAGTGA
- a CDS encoding glycosyltransferase family A protein, whose protein sequence is MPYFSVVIPLYNKENYIAKTLDSVLGQTFTDFEVIIVNDVSTDNSLAVAQRFTNDRIRIIYHEQNKGLSASRNTGIKNSQAEFVAFLDADDLWQPQFLEKIFELTVNYPNAGLFATKYDMLYPNNILIDSHLPLKNGIIKNFFDKERRQHIYCYSSICIKKNVFEKVGMFDEKITMGEDVDFNVRANLDYQLAYFSIPLACITVYSENQITHSSLKGKVIMDHNKYERENPNNQELKKYLDFHRYTMAKRYKMGGNIDDYRTLLKAIDLKNLNYKQRILLMVPAFVLRLIKKIKAQLHKRGLNPTSY, encoded by the coding sequence ATGCCTTATTTTTCGGTAGTAATACCATTATATAATAAAGAGAACTATATCGCCAAAACGCTGGATAGTGTGCTGGGGCAAACATTTACAGACTTTGAGGTCATTATTGTAAATGATGTTTCTACCGACAACAGCCTTGCAGTGGCGCAAAGATTTACAAATGATAGAATTCGGATTATATACCATGAACAAAATAAAGGGCTTTCCGCTTCAAGGAATACAGGTATAAAAAATTCACAAGCTGAATTCGTAGCTTTTCTTGATGCTGATGACCTGTGGCAGCCGCAATTTCTTGAAAAGATATTTGAATTGACAGTAAACTATCCCAATGCAGGGCTATTTGCTACAAAATACGACATGCTATACCCTAACAATATTCTGATTGATAGTCATTTACCACTAAAAAATGGCATAATCAAAAATTTTTTCGATAAAGAGCGCAGGCAGCATATTTATTGTTATTCCTCCATTTGCATTAAAAAAAATGTTTTTGAAAAAGTAGGAATGTTTGACGAAAAGATAACTATGGGAGAAGACGTTGACTTTAATGTCAGGGCAAATTTGGATTATCAATTAGCTTATTTTAGTATTCCCCTGGCATGCATAACTGTGTACTCCGAAAATCAAATAACGCATTCGTCTCTGAAAGGTAAGGTCATTATGGACCACAACAAATATGAGCGTGAAAACCCCAATAATCAGGAACTGAAAAAATACCTCGATTTTCACCGTTATACCATGGCAAAAAGGTATAAAATGGGTGGCAACATAGATGACTACAGGACATTACTTAAAGCGATCGACCTAAAAAACCTCAACTATAAGCAACGTATACTCCTGATGGTTCCCGCGTTTGTGTTAAGGCTTATAAAAAAAATAAAAGCGCAGTTGCACAAAAGGGGGCTTAATCCAACAAGTTATTAG
- a CDS encoding sugar 3,4-ketoisomerase, translated as MQLTIIDIPKVEDPTGNVGIIEKSTIPFEIKRVFYLYDIADGATRGRHAHKTLQQFIIAISGSFEVVMKDGKDELAVFLDNPAKGLLVKNNIWSELKNFSPGAVCLVLASDVYDEGDYLRNYDEYISYLNSNNLLD; from the coding sequence ATGCAACTAACAATAATTGATATACCCAAAGTTGAAGACCCTACGGGCAATGTCGGGATAATTGAAAAAAGTACAATCCCCTTCGAAATAAAAAGGGTCTTTTACCTGTATGACATAGCCGATGGAGCTACAAGGGGCCGCCATGCGCACAAAACGCTGCAGCAGTTCATCATTGCGATATCAGGCAGCTTTGAGGTGGTGATGAAAGACGGCAAAGATGAACTGGCCGTTTTCCTTGACAACCCTGCAAAAGGTCTATTGGTAAAAAACAATATCTGGAGCGAACTGAAAAATTTTTCCCCCGGGGCAGTTTGTCTGGTACTCGCCTCAGATGTATATGATGAAGGCGATTATCTGAGAAATTATGATGAGTATATCAGCTATTTGAATTCTAATAACTTGTTGGATTAA
- a CDS encoding glycosyltransferase: protein MLQPRKTKICLVGDMLSGGGAEKAHAALSRYFAAQGIEVHNVIVQDIVTYSYAGELLNLGKEKDNANGFYNKFRRLRILWKYVRKHRFDYIIDFRMRRKLLQDWLIAKFVFTVPSVYTVRSSNIDWYMPVQSWLTRAIYGKSYGVIAITGKMKEYIENRHGLKNVAAIYNPIDTDYINRRLSEGKQPEKFSYIIAAGRMSDDNVKQFDKLIKAYAASVLPANNVKLMLLGQGVLKAQLEELAKSLGLKDKIVFEGFQQNPYVYMCEALFFVLSSRFEGMPNVVLESLACGTPVVAFNCFTGPSEIIDDGENGLLIEDQDFDKLTEGINRMYLDKNLYNVCKLNAAKSIEKFSMENVGKSWMEYLKIN from the coding sequence ATGTTGCAACCCCGTAAAACTAAAATATGCCTGGTAGGTGATATGCTCTCCGGTGGTGGCGCCGAAAAAGCCCATGCAGCATTGTCCAGGTATTTTGCAGCACAGGGTATAGAGGTGCATAATGTTATTGTGCAGGATATCGTGACCTACAGCTACGCCGGGGAATTGCTAAACCTGGGGAAGGAAAAGGATAATGCCAATGGCTTTTACAATAAATTCAGACGGCTACGCATCCTCTGGAAATATGTTAGAAAGCACCGTTTTGATTATATTATAGACTTCCGTATGCGGAGAAAGCTTTTACAGGACTGGCTTATTGCAAAATTTGTTTTCACTGTGCCATCGGTATATACGGTTAGGAGCTCCAATATAGATTGGTACATGCCGGTGCAATCATGGCTTACCAGAGCGATATATGGTAAAAGCTACGGTGTAATAGCCATAACCGGCAAGATGAAGGAATATATCGAAAACCGGCACGGGCTGAAGAATGTTGCTGCCATTTATAACCCTATCGATACCGACTATATAAACAGAAGGCTGAGTGAGGGTAAACAGCCGGAAAAGTTCAGTTATATTATCGCTGCGGGAAGGATGAGTGACGATAACGTCAAGCAATTTGATAAACTTATAAAAGCTTATGCTGCTTCTGTACTCCCTGCGAATAATGTTAAGCTAATGCTGCTTGGGCAAGGTGTTTTAAAAGCTCAGCTGGAAGAACTGGCAAAAAGTCTTGGGCTTAAAGATAAAATCGTCTTTGAGGGTTTTCAGCAAAATCCATATGTGTATATGTGCGAGGCATTATTTTTTGTATTGTCGAGCAGGTTTGAGGGTATGCCAAATGTAGTCCTGGAATCGCTGGCCTGCGGGACACCGGTTGTGGCCTTTAACTGCTTTACAGGACCTTCGGAGATTATTGATGATGGCGAAAATGGCCTGCTGATTGAAGACCAGGATTTTGATAAGCTCACAGAAGGTATTAACCGTATGTACCTTGATAAGAACCTATACAATGTATGTAAATTGAATGCTGCAAAAAGCATTGAAAAATTTTCGATGGAAAATGTAGGGAAGTCCTGGATGGAATACCTTAAAATTAATTAA
- a CDS encoding glycosyltransferase family protein produces MRILLIGEYSRLHNSLKEGLVALGHEVTLVGDGDGFKQFPADHTIDAAISKTKLINLPRQVLFRLFRYDIAAIERGLRFYFLLRKLKGYDVVQLINEAPIKTTAAFEKTLLGRLTGQNGKTFLLSCGVDYISVKYMLEGNFRYSLMDPYYADESLLPYYRYILNYIGKKHKKLHDFIFSKISGVIASDMDYVLPMKGHPRFLGLVPNPVNLKKMEYQKSVITDKVVIFLGINRGTYHKKGIPFFEKALEIITQKYGNRTEIIITENIPYNEYINLYNKAHILLDQVYAYDQGYNALEAMAKGKVVFTGAEKEFSDHYGLTEKVAINALPDVDSIVNELSYLIENPTEILAIGKRARAFIEKEHDHIAVAGKYLEKWGMML; encoded by the coding sequence ATGAGGATTTTACTGATAGGTGAATACAGCAGGCTGCACAATTCCTTAAAAGAAGGCCTTGTTGCTTTGGGGCACGAGGTAACCCTGGTAGGAGATGGAGACGGCTTCAAGCAATTCCCTGCCGATCATACAATCGATGCTGCCATTAGTAAAACAAAGCTCATCAACCTGCCCCGGCAGGTTCTTTTCAGGCTTTTTAGATATGACATAGCGGCTATTGAGCGCGGCCTGCGGTTTTATTTTTTACTCAGGAAGCTTAAAGGCTATGATGTGGTACAGCTTATCAACGAAGCACCCATCAAAACCACAGCTGCTTTTGAAAAGACCCTTCTCGGCAGGCTAACGGGGCAGAATGGAAAAACGTTCCTGCTATCCTGCGGTGTGGATTATATTTCAGTGAAGTATATGCTCGAAGGCAATTTCAGGTATTCTTTGATGGATCCTTATTATGCCGATGAAAGCCTCCTCCCGTATTACCGCTACATACTTAACTACATTGGAAAAAAGCATAAAAAGCTACATGACTTTATATTCTCTAAAATAAGCGGTGTCATAGCCAGCGATATGGATTATGTACTGCCGATGAAGGGCCACCCACGATTCTTAGGGCTGGTGCCGAATCCTGTCAACCTGAAAAAAATGGAATATCAAAAATCTGTAATTACAGATAAAGTAGTCATCTTTTTGGGAATTAACAGAGGTACCTACCACAAAAAAGGCATCCCTTTCTTTGAAAAAGCACTGGAGATCATAACGCAGAAATATGGCAACAGGACAGAGATAATCATAACCGAGAACATTCCGTACAACGAGTATATAAACCTTTACAACAAAGCACATATTCTGCTGGACCAGGTGTATGCCTACGACCAGGGATACAACGCGCTCGAAGCCATGGCGAAGGGCAAGGTTGTATTTACAGGCGCCGAAAAAGAATTCTCCGATCACTATGGCTTGACGGAAAAGGTGGCCATAAATGCACTGCCTGATGTAGACTCGATAGTGAACGAACTATCCTACCTGATAGAAAACCCCACGGAGATACTAGCAATTGGCAAACGAGCAAGGGCTTTTATCGAAAAAGAGCATGATCATATTGCTGTGGCAGGGAAATATCTGGAGAAGTGGGGCATGATGCTGTGA
- a CDS encoding O-antigen translocase: MVALFIGPAGMALTGNLRNFLTGLDSFSTLGFQNGIIKYTAQHANDEQKLYRTLATVFISIFFTILLLSSILLVLSGFWEEKIFGTGEYGWVFKVLAFSLPWYTGNLVFMAVLNGLGKYKQVIGINIWGNATGVLLSALMIWKLGITGALLGLIVYPALLFMFSFYLLYRTFPRFPFLRWKYFDRTILRGLFSYSQMSIISAILGPFVFLSIRNNLMENFSPSEAGFWESINRISVFYLMFSTTLLTVYFLPKLSTANSRDETRSIFLSYYKGIVPVFAAGLIAVYFLRHFIVQLLFSEEFMAMEGLFFWQLLGDFFKVCSLILGYELIAKKMTRSFIAFELVSFTILYVSSYFLIARYGSEGAVMAHTFTSLIFLILLLIFSRKKILPAFLNKPVINNGK; the protein is encoded by the coding sequence ATGGTAGCCCTATTTATAGGCCCTGCAGGAATGGCCCTTACCGGTAACCTTCGCAACTTCCTTACAGGTCTGGATTCTTTTTCTACACTTGGCTTCCAGAATGGAATTATAAAATATACTGCCCAACATGCTAACGATGAGCAAAAGCTTTACCGCACACTGGCAACGGTTTTTATATCCATTTTTTTTACTATCCTTTTGCTAAGCTCTATTTTGCTTGTACTGTCGGGTTTTTGGGAAGAAAAGATATTTGGAACAGGTGAGTACGGCTGGGTCTTTAAAGTACTGGCCTTTTCCTTACCATGGTATACGGGCAACCTTGTGTTTATGGCTGTTTTGAACGGCCTTGGCAAATACAAACAGGTGATAGGCATTAATATCTGGGGCAATGCTACCGGAGTATTATTATCGGCGCTGATGATATGGAAACTTGGTATTACAGGTGCTTTACTGGGACTCATAGTATACCCGGCTCTTTTGTTTATGTTCTCTTTTTATCTGCTGTACCGTACATTTCCGCGATTTCCTTTTTTGCGCTGGAAATATTTTGATCGTACCATTCTGCGTGGGTTATTCTCTTATAGCCAAATGAGTATTATTTCTGCTATACTTGGGCCTTTTGTTTTCCTCTCTATACGGAATAACCTTATGGAGAATTTCAGTCCTTCGGAAGCCGGTTTTTGGGAATCGATCAACCGTATATCGGTTTTTTACCTCATGTTTTCAACTACACTACTTACAGTTTACTTTTTACCCAAACTTTCTACGGCAAATTCCCGCGATGAAACCAGAAGTATATTCCTGAGCTATTATAAAGGGATAGTACCTGTATTTGCTGCCGGTCTTATTGCCGTTTATTTTCTCAGGCATTTCATTGTACAGCTATTATTTTCAGAAGAATTCATGGCCATGGAAGGTCTTTTTTTCTGGCAGCTGCTCGGAGATTTTTTTAAGGTTTGCAGCCTGATTCTGGGCTATGAACTGATAGCAAAAAAAATGACCCGGTCGTTTATCGCATTCGAACTAGTTTCCTTCACAATACTTTATGTTTCCAGTTATTTTCTTATTGCAAGATATGGAAGTGAAGGTGCAGTTATGGCGCATACCTTTACTTCTCTTATTTTTCTGATACTGTTGTTGATTTTTTCCCGTAAAAAGATACTTCCTGCTTTTTTAAATAAACCTGTCATAAATAATGGAAAATAA
- a CDS encoding acyltransferase, which produces MGIVDRLKFYFASLRVWKYKLLSDCKATEGTPRLYHPLLLKGKGKIVFGNDVQIGVVNSPNYFSHYTYVEARNSASQIIIGNNVAINNGFSMVAMKKIVIEDNVLIGVNCYITDTDSHHLDPLRRNEANPPVKEVHIMKNVFLGSNVIVLKGVTIGENSVIGNSSVVTKDIPPNVIAAGNPARVIKPLALKH; this is translated from the coding sequence ATGGGTATTGTCGACAGATTAAAGTTTTATTTTGCCTCTTTAAGGGTTTGGAAGTATAAATTGCTTTCTGATTGTAAAGCAACAGAAGGTACCCCCAGGCTGTATCATCCATTATTATTGAAAGGAAAAGGAAAGATAGTTTTTGGCAATGATGTACAGATCGGGGTTGTCAATTCCCCAAATTACTTTTCGCACTATACTTACGTTGAAGCAAGAAACTCTGCATCACAGATCATTATCGGAAATAATGTAGCTATAAATAATGGCTTTTCTATGGTCGCAATGAAAAAAATAGTAATAGAAGACAATGTCCTTATTGGTGTAAACTGCTATATAACAGATACCGACAGCCATCATTTGGACCCTTTGAGGAGAAATGAAGCTAATCCCCCCGTTAAAGAAGTTCATATTATGAAAAACGTATTTCTGGGTTCCAATGTTATAGTTCTGAAAGGCGTGACAATAGGTGAGAATTCAGTTATAGGCAATAGTTCTGTTGTAACAAAAGATATTCCTCCAAATGTAATTGCAGCAGGCAATCCGGCCAGGGTAATAAAACCTCTAGCGCTAAAGCATTGA
- a CDS encoding FemAB family protein: MYSIKKYDASHYSQWNDFIEKSKNGTFLFHRDFMEYHSDRFEDFSLLAFDGNKLVAVFPANKAGEEVHSHQGLTYGGLILADSIGVNYIEHIFDAITAYLKNSQINTITIKQVISIYHKKPANEMNYLLFKKGATLCRRDMNLAINYSESLSVSKSKMKNFRKLALLGFEIKKDNDFELFWDSVLIPRLEEKYSARPVHTKKEIAMLHNRFPSNIVQYNIYYDGEILAGITLFDFGDVVKSQYGATTAKGEEMRALDYLFITLIFEYKEKRRYFDMGTVNENQGKTYNKGLLKQKEELGCSVYNHDYYSLVL, translated from the coding sequence ATGTATAGCATAAAAAAATACGACGCGTCGCATTACAGCCAATGGAATGACTTTATAGAAAAGTCAAAGAACGGCACATTCCTTTTCCACCGGGATTTTATGGAATACCATAGCGACCGTTTTGAAGATTTCTCGCTGTTGGCCTTTGACGGCAATAAGCTTGTTGCGGTGTTTCCGGCCAACAAAGCAGGTGAAGAGGTGCATTCGCATCAGGGGCTGACGTATGGGGGGCTTATTTTGGCGGACAGTATTGGCGTTAATTATATAGAACATATTTTTGACGCTATAACAGCATATCTTAAAAACTCGCAGATTAATACTATAACCATAAAACAGGTTATATCTATCTATCATAAGAAGCCTGCAAACGAAATGAATTACCTGCTGTTTAAAAAAGGAGCAACCCTTTGCAGGAGGGATATGAACCTTGCAATAAATTATTCTGAAAGCCTGTCTGTTTCCAAAAGCAAAATGAAGAATTTCAGGAAATTAGCTTTGCTGGGTTTTGAAATAAAAAAGGATAATGATTTTGAGCTTTTTTGGGATAGTGTATTGATTCCGCGACTGGAAGAAAAGTATAGTGCGCGTCCTGTACACACTAAAAAGGAAATCGCAATGCTCCACAATAGGTTTCCATCAAATATTGTACAGTATAATATTTATTATGATGGAGAAATACTTGCCGGGATAACATTATTCGATTTCGGCGATGTAGTAAAATCCCAGTATGGCGCTACAACGGCTAAGGGAGAAGAGATGAGAGCGCTAGACTATCTTTTTATTACGCTTATATTTGAATATAAAGAAAAGCGTCGCTATTTTGACATGGGAACCGTAAACGAAAACCAGGGAAAGACTTATAATAAAGGGTTGCTAAAACAGAAAGAAGAATTGGGTTGCTCCGTCTATAACCATGATTACTACTCATTGGTGCTATAA